The Deinococcus sp. YIM 134068 genomic interval TAGGGGTTAGGAGTTAGGGGTTAGGAGAGAGGTCGGGTGGGTGGGCCTCTCTCCTCTTTTCTGAGCGCGTTGTGATCGGGGGCTGATCGGCGAAGGTGGAAGACCGCCCAATTCAGGTCGCATGGAGAAAGGACGTTCTCCTGCGGGCAGTTCGCGGAATCGCCTGCTAACTCACCGGGCCGTAGGCCAGAGGATCGAAGACGATCCTTCACTGCATGGAGGGCGGGCAATAGCTCTAATGAAAGCGATGTTGCAATCCCTCTGATTACGCTGTAAACTAAATTAGTCGAAGAAGATATGTCCAACACAGCCGAATGCCGTCCGGGCAAAGGTGGAGGGTCGTCGTGTGCCGGGTCAGCCTGGCCGGAGCAGACAGGAGAGAACGCATGGGCACGTTCCACGCCGTCGTCGCCAACTCCCTCGCCGCGTTCGTGACGAATACCTTCGTGTGGTTCGCCGTCACCTTCTGGGTGTACCTGGGGACGAGATCGGTGGTCGCCACGGCGGTCATGGCGGGGGTGTACACCGCGACCGTCGCCGTGTCGGGCATTTTTCTGGGGTCGCTGGTGGACCGCTTCCCCAAGAAGACGGTGATGCTGCTCTCCGGGATCGGGTCGCTGCTGCTGTACGCCGGGGCGGGGGCCGTCTACCTCGCCGCGACGCCGCAGGCGCTGGCCGACCCCGCCCATCCGCTGCTGTGGCTGTTCATCGTGCTGGCGCTGTTTGGGGCTATGGCGGGAAACGTCCGCTCCATCGCCCTGTCCACGCTGGTCACGCTGCTCGTCCCCGAGGAGGGGCGGGACCGGGCGAATGGGCTGGTCGGCACGGCGAACGGGGTCGCCTTTCTCGCCGCCTCGGTGTTCAGCGGGCTGGCGGTGGGGACGCTGGGGATGGGCTGGGTGCTGGCGCTGGCCGCCGGAGTCACGCTCCTCGTCCTGGGGCACCTGTGGACGCTCGACCTCCCGGCGCGGGCAACCGATCATTCCGGGGCCAATTCCGACCGGGTGGACCTGCGCGGCACCATCGCCGCCATCGGCGTCGTGCCGGGCCTGTTCGGGCTGATCTTCTTCCACACGTTCAACAACTTCCTGGGCGGCATCTTCATGGCGCTGATGGACGCTTACGGCCTGGAGCTGATGTCGGTGGAGGTCTGGGGCCTGCTATGGGGCTTTCTCAGCCTGGGCTTCATCGTGGGCGGCCTGATCGTGGCGCGGAAGGGCCTGGGGCGCTCGCCGCTGCGGACGCTGTTTCTCGCCAATATCGCCATGTGGGCCATCAGCTCGGTCTTCACCCTTCAGGCGTCCGCCCTACTCCTCACCGCCGGGCTGTTCGTGTGGCTGTGCCTGATGCCCGTCGTGGAGGCGACCGAGCAGACCATCCTGCAAAACGTCATCCCGCCCGAGCGGCAGGGCCGGGTGTTCGGTTTCGCGCAGAGCGTGGAGCAGGCCGCGTCGCCCGTCACGGCCTTCGTGATCGGCCCGGTCGCGCAGTTCGTGTTCATCCCCTTCATGACGACGGGCGCGGGCGTGGACCTTATCGGCGGCTGGTTCGGGACCGGGCCGGACCGGGGGCTGGCGCTGCTGTTCACCGTCGCCGGGCTGGTCGGGCTGCTCGTCACGCTGCTCGCCATGCGCTCGCGGTCGTACCGTGTGCTGTCGCGCCATACGCAGGTGCCGGAGAACGGGGCGACGACCACAGAGGCGATCACGGCGTCGTAAGTCACCGACCCCCATTCCCGCCTGCGCTCAATGATCGCCCACCCGACGCCTGCCGAGTCGCACCAGCCGCCGCAGCAGGCGCAGGTGCCGGGCGTAGGCCGGGGGCGGGCCGCTGTGCCAGAGCGCCCCGTAGAGCGCCCGCTTGCCCCAGCGCCGCAGCCGTTGCTGTCCCGAAGCCGTGGGAGCCGCCCCGATGGTCAGGGGAGCCGCGCCGTCAGGACCCCGCAGGGCGTGCAGGGCCGCCAGGAACTCGCGCGCGAAGTGCCCGTACAGCCCCTCGCGCAGAGTTCCTCCCAGGGGACGCGGCGCGATATACGGATTGGTGTTGATCTCGTACACCTGCACCCGCCCGCCCACCACGCCGTAATCGACGCGCCCGTAATCGATGTGGGCCAGCTCGAAGACCTCGCGCAACTGGACCTCGTGGGGATGGTCGTGCAGAAAGCGGGTCTCCTCGGCGACGGTCTCCTGGTCGACCACCATCTCGCCGCCCAGCCCACGAACCTCCCAGTGGCGGCCAAAGAAGATGTCCGTCGGGATGATGCGGTCGCCGACCCGGAAGGCGGCGTAGCGGCGGTACAGGCCCCGCCCGTCACGCTCCCCACGGAACTCGGTCACGATGGTGCCGCCCGGACTCCGGTCCCCGGCACGTCGGCGCTCCAGGAAGCTCTCCAGGGCGGGTGCGTCGTGGAGGAGGGCCGAGGTCACGGCATTGTGCCCGCGCTCCCCCCGCACGAACACCGGGAAGCGGCGCGGCGGGCGGCCCTCGTCGAGGCGGTAGACATCGAAGTCGTTGAGGCCGCGTTCGTGGAGGAGGCGCAGCAGCTCGAAGCGCTGGCGAACGCGGATGGGAGGGTTGAGCAGCCGCACGGCGGGTCCCCCGGACGCGAGCTGCCGCCACACCCACGCCGCCCGCTCCAGTTCCGCGTCGGAGAGCCGTTCGAGGTCCGCGAAGACGTATGTGCCCGGCGGCAACGTCCGGGCAGCGAACAGGGTCGGGTAGGCCAGGGGGACGACGTGGGGCGCGAGGGCCGCTCCCGGCCCGGCGAGAAAGTCCTCCAGGCACGGGTGATCCGGCGTCGTGAGCAGGTAGATCATCGGGTCATCCTCACACCCTCCATAGAGAGTTCACCTCTCGTCTATAAGGGTGCGCGTCGGGAAGGTCAACGTTCCGTCCGCAGATACTCCGCCGTTTCCGCGTCCAGCGCGAGGTCGCCCGCTCCCACGCTGTCCTCCAGTTGTTCCAATGTGTACGCGCCGATGATGGGAAAGACCGGGAAGCTCTCGGCCATCAGCGCCGCCAGCGCGACCGCGTTGGGCGAGCGACCGAGGCGGGCCGCGACCTCCTCCACCCGCTCCAGCCTGCCGAAATTGGCGCTGTTGTAGTAGAGCTTCTGCACCTGCCGGGCCGAGGGGGAGTCCACGCCCTTCCGGCCCGGCCCGTACTTGCCGCCGAAGAAGCCGTTCGCCTGGGACGAGTAGGGCACCGCCGCCAGCCCGGTCTCACGGTGGAGGTCTGCGGTGGCGTCGTCCATCGTCACCAGCGTCGGGTCCCCGATGGAGCCGGGATTGGGGTCGGCGAGGCTCCAGAGCATCTGGTTCGCCACGAAGGGCCGCAGTCCGGCCCGCCCGGCGTAGGCGTTCGCCTCCCGAATGCGGGCCGCGCTCCAGTTGGACGCCCCAAAGGCGCGGATGGCCCCCGAGTCCGCAAGGTCGTTCAGCGTGTCCACGATGTCCTCGACGGGGTGAGCGGGGTCGTCGCGGTGGAGCCAGTAGAGGTCCACCACATCCGTCCGCAGGTCCGCGAGGCTGGCCTCCAGGTCCGATTGGATGTCGCCGCGCGAGAGCCGACCGCGCCGCATGTTCTCCATCGGGGGATGGCCGCCCTTCGTGGCGAGGACCACCCGGTCGCGGTGGCCGCGCGCCGCCAGCCAGCGCCCCAGCATCTTCTCGCTGCGGCTGCGCTCGCCGGGCAGCCAGTCGGAGTAGACGCGGGCGGTGTCGAGGAACGTGCCGCCGAGGTCGAGGAAGCGGTCGAGCAGCCGGAAGGACGCAGCCTCGCCCAGCGTGCTGCCGAGCGCCACCGTGCCGAGCGCGATGACGGAGGGCTGGAGGTCGGTGCCGGGGATGAGGAGGGAGCGCATGGGTGGTCCCCACTGTACGGGAGACACTGGACTTCCTGGGAAAGCGGGGATAGAAGGGTAAAGGGTCGAAGGCGGGAGGCAGAAGGCAGGGGGCCAGGAACAAGTGTCTCCTGTCTCCTGCGACATGCAAAGGAAGTTTCTACGTGTGGGAGAGGATGGTCCCGGCGCGATGCAGCCTGATCCACTTGATCGGTCCTGACGGTCGAGGCCGGATTGTTCTCCCGCTCCCGCGTCCGTGACGCTCGGCTGAGGGTTAGGCGACCGCGTGTGGGGCCTCGTCCGCCCGTGCTCCCCCGACTGCCGCGCTCTGACCTGCGGTGGCACCACACTCCAGCTCCTCGCGGGGACGGCGCTTGTGGGCGTACATGGCGTGGTCGGCGGCGATGAGCAGGGCGGACGCGCTCATGCCCGGCTGGTGGACGCTCCCCCCGGCACTCGCGCCCGCACCGGGGAACTCCACGCCCACGGCACGCGCCACGGCCAGCACCGTCTCCACCGCCTCCGGGACGCTTCCTTCGCCCACTTCGTTCAGCAGGACGGCGAACTCGTCACCGCTCAATCGGTAGACCCGCCCATCCGGGCCGAAGGTGCGCCCGAATCCGGCCCCGAACGCCTGGAGCAGGGCGTCCCCGCGTGCGTGCCCCTGCGTGTCGTTGACCGCCTTGAGGCCGTCCACGTCCACCAGGACCAGCGCGAACTCTCCTGGCCGTTGGGTCACGGCGCGGTCCAGGTCCGCCTCCAGGGCGCGGCGGTTGGGGAGTCCGGTCAGCACGTCGGTCAGGGCGGCGCGGGCGAGGGCGGCGTTGAGGTCCTCCAGTCGGCGTTGCAGTCCACGGACATGCGCCACCGCCACCGCGAAGGCGAAGGCGAACGGCACACCGAACCACGCCAACCGCTGCCCCTCCACCCGTTCCGACTCCGGCAACAGCAGGCCGAAGGCGAAGTGATACACGGTGGCGAGGACCAACGCACTCACCACACCGACCCGCGCACCGAACACCCAGGGCACCAGACTCAGGGGAACCAGGGCAGCCGCGACGACCCCGACGCCGAAAGTGGGAATGGCGGCGAACAGCAGCAGCAGGTACAGCGCCGCCAGCGCCGCCAAAATCGGGAGAGGAAGCCTTCGCATGCCGGGCCAGAATAGCCGCGCCGTTCTCACCGCTTCCTGAACGCCAGAAGATGAAGCGCGGGGCGGAACGGAAGATGGGCGGGAGGCCGCAGAAGGTCGAAGGCAGAAGGCACCCGGCACCCGTCGTCGGCCCTGTGCTTTCCGCCGCCTCCCGGAAGAACATCTCCCAGGACGGGGCCAGGCCGACTCCCCTTCTGGCGACTGGCGACCTCCCACCCCCAGCTCCCCTTACCCCCGCAGGTCCGCCAGCGCCGCCTCCAGCCTCGGCAGGAACTCGTCCACGCGCGGCATCATGAACAGGCCGCGCCGGATGGGTCGGTCGCCCGCCCCGCCCGGCCCGGTCGCCATGTGGTCGGCCACGTCGGGGGCGTGGTCGCGCACGAGGCGCATGAAGAGGCGGTAGGCCTCCGGGTCGTCCACCAGCTCGTTCATCGTGCTGTCGAGCGTGAGCGGGGGTCTGGGTGCCTGTGCCGGAAGCGGGACCGACCAGCGGTGCGGCCCCGAGCCGACCTCGTGCGTCTCCCCGCCGCCGGGCAGGCTCACACGTGCGGTCGTGTTCGCCGGGACCGTGACTTCCAACGTGAACTGCTCATCCTCAATTCGCCACCCCGACTCGGCCCAGCCGTAGGGCGTGCGGTGCCGGGCGCGGGCGTGGGTGAGGCCACCACCGGGGACGGGGCGGATGTCGAGCCGCCTGTATCCCGGCTCAGCGGGAGCCAATCCCGCGACCGTGCGGTGCATCCAGTCCGCCACCGCACCGAGGGCGTAGTGGTTGAAGGAGGTCATCTCGCCGGGATTGATCGAGCCGTCGGGGAGCATGGAGTCCCAGCGTTCCCAGATCGTCGTCGCGCCCATCGTCACGGGGTAGAGCCACGAGGGGCACTCGCGCTCGGTGAGGAGGCGGTAGGCCGCGTCATACGCCCCCACACTGCATAGCGCGTCGCAGATCAGGGGCGTGCCCACGAACCCCGTGCTGACGCGGTAGCGGCTGTCGCGGGCGAGGGCGGCCAGCCGCTCCCCGGCATGTCGTCTCTGTTCCTCGGTGGGCAGCAGGCCGAATTGCAGGGCCAGCGCGTAGGCGGTCGTCGCGTCGCTGATCACCCGACCGTTGGGGGTGACGTACTCCCGCTGGAAGGCGTTCCTGACCTCGGCGGCGAGCGAGAGGTACTTCGCCTCATCCTCGGCCCGACCCAGCACCCCGGCCACCTTCCCCACGAGTTCGGCAGAGCGGGCGAAGTAGGCCGTGGCGACCACGCCAGGCTGCGTCTTGGCCGCGCCGGGTCGCTCAGGTGGCGCACTCGGGTCGAGCCAGTCGCCGAACTGGAAGCCCTTGTCCCACAGCCGCCGCTCTCCGGTCAGGCGGCCCAGGTGGTCCAACCATCCCTTCATGCTCCCGAACTGCCGCTCCAGAATCCCGGTGTCCCCGAACCGCTGATACAGCACCCACGGCACGATCACGGCGGCGTCACCCCATGCGGTCATCGGCGTCAGCGCCATCTCGCCCTGCGTGTTCGGCACCACGAAGGGCACCACGCCGTCTGCCGTCTGCTCGGCGGCGAGGTCGGCGAGCCAGGAGGACAGGAAGCCGGACACGTCGTAGAGGAAGGACGCCGTGGGCGCGAAGACCTGAATGTCCCCCGTCCACCCCAGCCGCTCGTCGCGCTGCGGGCAGTCGGTGGGCAGGTCGAGGAAGTTGCCGCGCATTCCCCACACGACGTTCTGGTGGAGCTGGTTGAGCAGGGGATCGGAGCACTCGAAGGTGCCCGTGCGCTCCATGTCCGAGTGGAGGACGACGGCCACGAGGTCTTCCGGTTTCAGCTCGCCCGGCCACCCCTCGACCTCGGCGTAGCGGAAGCCATGGAAGGTGAAGCGCGGCTCCCACGTCTCCTCTCCCCCACCCCTCAGCGTGTAGCGGTCGGTCGCCGCCGCGTGACGGAGGGGACGGGTGCCCAGCTCGCCATGTTCGAGAACTTCGGCGTGGCGCAGGGTGACGGTCTGTCCGGCCTCACCCCGCACGGTCAACCGTACCCAGCCCACGAGGTTCTGCCCGAAGTCCACGAGCGTCTTGCCGGACGGGGACGGGAAGATGGAGACGGGCGCGACGGTCTGAATACGGCGCACGGGCGGGCCGAGGGGGGCGACGAGCGTATCGAAGTCCCGCTCAACAGCTTTGACCCCGCTCCACTCCCCGTCGTCGTATCCGGGTGACGACCAACCTTCCCGTTCCAGCCGCGCGTCGTACGTTTCGCCGTCGTAGATGTCGCTGCCGAGGATCGGACCCGTCGAGGAACGCCAGGACTCGTCCGTGACCACCCGTTCCGTCGTCCCGTCCGCGTACCCGATCTCCAGTTGGGCGAGGAGGGCAAGCTGGGTGCCGTAGAGGTTGCGTCTTCCACCACCGAAGCCGAGCTTGCCCCGGAACCAGCCGTCCCCCAGAGTTGCACCGATGGCATTCCGGCCCTCGCGCAGCAATCCCGTCACGTCGAAGGTCTGATACCGCAGGCGGTGGTCGTAACTCGTCCAGCCGGGCGCGAGGACGTGATCGCCCACCCGCTCCCCGTTGAGTCCGGCCTCGTACACACCCTGGGCCGTGACGTACAGCCGCGCCCGCACCATGCCCGCCTTAACGTCGAACTCCCGGCGTAGCAGGGGGGCGGGCTGGGGTTTGGAGAGGTCCTCGTCACGAATGGGGGCGACAAAACGGGCGGTCCAGTCCTCCAGCGTGAGCAGGCCAACCTCGGCGGTGGCGGGTTCGCTCCACTCCGAAGCGCTGCCGTCCTCACCCCAGACCCGCACACGCACCATCGCGCGCTCCCGCGAGGTCAGCGGCGCGAAGGGCCAGGGCACCAGCACCGACTCGGCGGACGCGACGCGGCCCGTCGTCTCCCCCCCTTCCCCGCCTTGCCCCGAACGCTCGATCTCGTACGCGGCCTGACGCCATCCCAGCGCGGCGGTCCCGGTGATCCACGACAGCCGGGGCGCGGTCTCGCCGATGCCCAACGTCTCGCGGTGATGCTCGAAGCGCAAATCAGAGATGGTAGGGAGGTGGGCGGTGGTGTCTGTCGGGGTGGGTTCTGAAACGGTCATGCGTGGTTCCTTTGCGTGAAAGTGCCTCTGGGGAAGAGGGAGGGGGCCGTCCCGAACTCGCACAGACGCCCCCGTGGAGGGGATACGGCGGCGCTCAGCCCTTGACGGCCCCGGCGGCCATGCCCTTCATGACCATCTGGTTGAGCAGCAGGTACACGAGAACGGTCGGCGCGACGGCGAGGGCGATCGAGGCGAAGGTCGGCCCCCACTCGCGCTGCCCGTACTGCCCGGTGAAGGCCAGCAGCCCCGACTGCACGGTGCGAAGCTCCGGGTTGCTCGTGAAGGTCAGCGAGACGAGCAGGTCGTTCCACATGAAGAAAAACTGCACGAGCGCGACGGTCACGATGGCGTTGGAAACCATCGGCAGCGCGATCTTGTAGAACACCTGATAGATGTTCGCCCCGTCCACGATGGCCGCCTCGATGATCTCGCGGGCGAAGGACTTGAAGTACCCCACGAGGAAGAACACCACCAGCGGCAGCCCGAACGCCGTGTACGTGATGATCAGCGCGAGCCGGGTGTCGAGCAGGTGGACGTTGAAGTAGATGGTGAACAGCGGCAGGATCACGATCTGGATGGGCACCATGATCCCGGCGAGGAAGAGCAGGGACGCGACGTTCCGCAGCCGCCAGCGCATAATCTCGATGCCGAAGGCGGCCATCGTGCCGAGGACGATGACGAGGACCAGCGACGGGATGACCGACAGCACGCTGTTGATGAAGTAGCGGCTCATGTTGCCTTCCGTCCAGGCGCGGGCATAGTTCTCCCAGTGGAGGGCCTGCGGCAGCGCCCACATGGGATTGGCCGTGAACTCGTCGGCCCCCTTGAGAGACGACAGGAAAATCCACACCACCGGGTACACCGCGATGAAGACGACGAGCAGCACGAGCAGGGTCATCGGGAGCCGCGAGAGCCACGCCCAACGGTTGACCGGCGGCGTCTTGTTCGGAACGGAGAGAGAGGCGGAACGTTGCATGGAGTCACTTCCTCTCTGGGGTCAGGTCCCGCTCCGGCGTGCCCGCCAGAAGATCAGCAGCGTGACGAGCAGGCACTGGAGGGCGAGGGTGAGCGCGATGGTGCTGCCGTAGCCGTACTCGCCATAGGTGAACGAGGTCTTGTACATGTACAGCGTCAGGGGCGTGGTGGCCGTGCCCGGTCCGCCGTTCGTCAGCGCCAGGATGGAGTCGAAGACCTTCAGCGTCCCGTTGAGGCTGAAGATCAGGGACGCGACGGTGATGGGCGCGAGCAGCGGCAGCACCACGAAGCGGGCGAGCGTCCAGCCCTGCGCCCCGTCGAGCCGGGCGGCCTCGATGGTCTCCTCTGGAATATCGACAAGTCCGGTGAAGAGCAGGATCGCGTAGAAGCCCATCGCCTTCCAGATGTCCATGACGCCGATGATCCAGAAGGCGCTCGACCCCTGCCCCAGCCACGCCTGCACCGCACTCTCCAAGCCGACCGCGCTCAGCAGGCTATTCACCAGGCCGTACTGCGGGGCGATGGCGAAGAGCTTGACGAACATCTGCGCGACGGCGACGGTGGGCAGCACGACGGGCAGGAACACCAGCGTGCGGACGAGCACCGACGACTTCTTGAGATAGAAGGCGTACAGCAGCGCCAGCGCGAGGCCGAAGATCACCTGCCCGGCGGAGACGAACAGCGCGTATTTGGTGCCGAACCACAGCGCCTTCCAGAAGGTCGGGTCCTCCAACAGCCGCAGATAGTTGCTTACGCCGACGAACTTGAATCCGGCGATGGGCGAGCCTTCGTACACGGTGTAGCCCAGCGACCAGAGAATCGGGACGAGGACCACCAGCGCGTACAGCAGCAGGGCCGGGCCGACGAAGACGAGCACCGCCCGCCAGTCACGGAGCGTTCTTTCCATTGCCTTCTCCTGGGTGCCTCCCCCGGTGGGGAGGGGCGGCTGGCCCCCACCACAAGGACCAGCCGGGCCGGGGCCTCAGCGCAGCGCGGACTGCAACTGCTGGAGGTAGTCCTGCGGGCTGAGGTCGCCCGTCACGAGGGGCTGCACGTTGTCGGTCGCCACGGAGGTCGCCTTCGGGCTGAAGTACCCCTCGAACCACAGGTAGCCGTTCTTGGCCGTGTCCAGCCGCTGCTGCACGAGCCTCGTCAGGGCGGGGACGTTGGCGGGCGTCTTCGTCACCTTGAAGCCGGTGATGCGGCCCTGCTCGGCGAGCGCGCGGTCGCCGTAGTTGGAGAAGACGGACTTCATCCAGTTGCCGAGCGCGGCGTCGTACTGCTTGGCATTGACCGCCACGCCCAGCCCCGTGTTCACCGACCAGTCGGCCAGGGTGCCCTTGCCCCCCTTCACGGTCGGGAAGTTGAAGAAGCCGATGTTCTGCGCGCCGATCTTGTTCTGCGCCCTGTCGTTGAAGTTGGCGAGGACCCAGCTTCCCATGTAGAACATCGCCGCCTTGCCCTGGAGGAAGGTGTCCACCGCCGTCTGGTAGTCCACGGTGGTCACGCCCCGCCCGAAGTAGCCCTTCTTGCCGAGGTCCTGCACGGCGGTCACGGCCTCCACGAAGCCCGCGTCCGTCACCTTCAAAGTCCCGGCCTTCACCCGGTCCATCACGTCGGGGCCGTACTTGCGGGCCACATAGCCGCCGATCAATCGGGTCAGCGGCCACTTCTGCTCCCCGGAGGCGGCGAAGGGCTGGATGCCCTTTTTCTGGAAGGCGTCGGCGGCCTTTACCAGGTCGTCCCAGGTTCTCGGCTCCTTGAGGCCGTTTTGCGCGAAGAGCTGCTTGTTGTACCAGAAACCCTCGATGTTCAGCTCCAGCGGCAGCGAAACGAGCTTGCCGCCCGCCACCTTCTTGTTGAGCTGCACGGCGACCGGGTTGAGCTTGTTGTAGATGCCGAGTTGCTTGAAGGTCTGCTCCAGGTCCACGACCTGTCCCCTCGCGTTGAGCTGTTGCAGCAGGCTGGGCTGGTCGATGGAGAACAGCGTCGGGAGGCTGCCGCTCGCCGCGAGAAGCTGGAGCTTCTGCGAGAGGTCCGTCTGGGGCGCGTTCTGGTACTGCACCCTCACGCCGGGATTGGCCCGCGTGTACGCCTGCGAGAGCTGGAGGAGGGTCGCCGTGTACCCCTCGGTCTGCGTCTGGGGCGTGAGGTACGTGATGTTCTTGTTGCCCTGCGCCCCAGCGGTGGACACGACGACGCCGAGCACGAGAAGGGCGGAGAGGGAGGCGAAACGTGCGGGCTTGTTCATGGGGACTCCTGGGGGGAGGGGAAGGCGAGAAGTGATGAGAGTTGAGTGGTGAGGGATGAGGCGGGGCTGATGACTGGCGACTGGCGACTCACACCTCACGGAGCAGGACTCACGGCTTCCCCCTTTGCAATCGCCCCGGTCTCGAAGGCGCTCGCCACGGCGAGACTGGCGGCACCGCGCACCCAGGGGGTGAAGTGGCCCTCCTCCCACGGCACGACGACGACGGGGAGGTGGTCGGCGAGTCCGTCGAAGGTATGGGCGTGCAACGTTTCGCGCAGGGGGCCGAAGTAGCTCTCGCCGAACTCGGCCCCCTCGCCGCCGATGACGACGAGTTCGGGATTCAGGGCATTGACGAGGTAGGAGAGGTGGGTACCGAGCAATCGGCCCGCCGTGCCCAGCACCTCCCGCGCGCCCGCGTGTCCGCCGTCCGCGAGGGCCGCGAGGTCCCGGCGACCCAGGCCCGCGTGTTCGGGGTGACGCCCGGTAAAGTCCCGGAGGACGGCCCGCTCGTCGGTGTAGGTGCCCAGGCAGCCCCGGCGACCGCAGCCGCAGGGCCTCCCCCCCGGCACGGCGACGTTGTGCCCGAACTCGCCCGCGCCGCCCTCACGGCCCCGGTAGACCTCGCCGTTCAGGACGAAGGCCCCGCCCACCCCGTACCCCACCGCGACGACGAGGAAGTGGCGGGCGTGCTTGCCGTGCCCGAACAGCCGCTCGGCGGCGGCGAAGGCGTTCACATCGTTGTCCACCCAGGTCGGCAGCCCGGTCTGCCCGGTCACGAGGCGGGCGAGGGGCACGTTCTCCCACCCCAACTTCACGCCGCGGACGGCGGTGCCGCTCGCCGCGTCGATCACGCCCGAGAGGCCGATGCCGACGCCGATCACGCGCCCCGGCCCCACCCCCGCCTGACGCGCGAGGGTCTTGCACAGCCGCCCGACCTGCACGGCGACCTCGCCCGGCGTGGTGCCGCTCAGGGCCTCCGTGCGGTGGGCGAGCACCCGCGTCGAGAGGTCGGTCAGCACGGCCTCGATCTCGCCGCGCTCCTCGCTGAGCTTCATCCCGGCGGCGGCGTGCGCCCCGTAATCGATGTCGAGGTAGATCGGGCGTCTCCCTCCGCTCGCCCCCGCCGCGCCCACGCTCCGCTCCACGAGCAATCGGTCGGCGATGAGTTCGGCGGTCACGCCCGAGATGGACGCCCCGCTCAGGCCCGTGAGGTCGGCGAGTTGCGTGCGGCTGGTCGGCCCCAGGCGGCGGATATGGTTGAGCACATTCCGGCGATTGAGCGCCCGCAGCACGCTTGGGTCCCCCTTACCTGAACTCACGCTCTCACCCCCTGTTGGTTCGTTTACGTTGTGAAGTAACCGGAGTGTAACCTTAAGATCAGCTGAAGTCAACACCGAGAAGTGAGAATCGGTGGGCTTGATGTGAGGTTGTGGGTGAGGTGGGGCGCTGGCGTCGGGGCGCGGGTGGGAGCGGAGAACCCTGGCTTTACGGGCGCGCTCCTGAGACTCCCTGGTGTTCCCAGTCGGGCGGCTCATTCGGGTCTTCTGCCCTTTCTGCCCTGCGCGCGAGACTGGGCGGGTGAGGAGGCAACGCTTCCCCTGCGCCCTTTGCCGCCCACGTGGTTCCT includes:
- a CDS encoding ROK family transcriptional regulator; the protein is MSSGKGDPSVLRALNRRNVLNHIRRLGPTSRTQLADLTGLSGASISGVTAELIADRLLVERSVGAAGASGGRRPIYLDIDYGAHAAAGMKLSEERGEIEAVLTDLSTRVLAHRTEALSGTTPGEVAVQVGRLCKTLARQAGVGPGRVIGVGIGLSGVIDAASGTAVRGVKLGWENVPLARLVTGQTGLPTWVDNDVNAFAAAERLFGHGKHARHFLVVAVGYGVGGAFVLNGEVYRGREGGAGEFGHNVAVPGGRPCGCGRRGCLGTYTDERAVLRDFTGRHPEHAGLGRRDLAALADGGHAGAREVLGTAGRLLGTHLSYLVNALNPELVVIGGEGAEFGESYFGPLRETLHAHTFDGLADHLPVVVVPWEEGHFTPWVRGAASLAVASAFETGAIAKGEAVSPAP
- a CDS encoding ABC transporter substrate-binding protein, whose protein sequence is MNKPARFASLSALLVLGVVVSTAGAQGNKNITYLTPQTQTEGYTATLLQLSQAYTRANPGVRVQYQNAPQTDLSQKLQLLAASGSLPTLFSIDQPSLLQQLNARGQVVDLEQTFKQLGIYNKLNPVAVQLNKKVAGGKLVSLPLELNIEGFWYNKQLFAQNGLKEPRTWDDLVKAADAFQKKGIQPFAASGEQKWPLTRLIGGYVARKYGPDVMDRVKAGTLKVTDAGFVEAVTAVQDLGKKGYFGRGVTTVDYQTAVDTFLQGKAAMFYMGSWVLANFNDRAQNKIGAQNIGFFNFPTVKGGKGTLADWSVNTGLGVAVNAKQYDAALGNWMKSVFSNYGDRALAEQGRITGFKVTKTPANVPALTRLVQQRLDTAKNGYLWFEGYFSPKATSVATDNVQPLVTGDLSPQDYLQQLQSALR